The following proteins are encoded in a genomic region of Methanoculleus bourgensis MS2:
- a CDS encoding flavodoxin family protein — MKVLGINGSPRGERSATLQLIAAVLEDAKEKGAEVDVVNLIDLDIRFRNACSACFQEGRCVEEDDFPELYTKIKAADGLVLGSPVYIDLITGQMKLLIDRMADGIQCQALSGKYGCSVSTSGDHAEQAVVTYLNHFLQMLGATPVGGVGVAIGRDQNALTRAEEDARELGKTLAEAILTQRRYPDIEAFHQRFQEKFKAVITGAKPEWPGDYEHWVDQVWVW, encoded by the coding sequence ATGAAGGTACTTGGTATTAACGGGAGCCCCCGGGGTGAGAGAAGCGCCACCCTGCAGCTCATCGCAGCGGTCCTCGAGGATGCGAAGGAGAAAGGCGCAGAGGTCGATGTCGTGAACCTCATAGACCTCGATATCAGGTTTCGCAACGCGTGCAGCGCCTGTTTCCAGGAGGGGAGGTGCGTCGAGGAAGACGATTTCCCGGAACTGTATACGAAGATCAAGGCTGCCGATGGCCTTGTGCTCGGGTCACCCGTGTACATCGACCTGATCACCGGCCAGATGAAACTGCTCATCGACCGGATGGCCGATGGAATCCAGTGTCAGGCGCTCTCAGGGAAGTACGGGTGTTCGGTCTCCACCTCGGGCGACCATGCCGAGCAGGCGGTCGTCACGTACCTGAACCACTTCCTCCAGATGCTCGGCGCGACGCCGGTCGGCGGAGTGGGGGTCGCGATCGGGAGGGACCAGAATGCCCTGACCCGGGCGGAAGAGGATGCCCGTGAGCTCGGGAAGACGCTTGCCGAAGCGATCCTGACACAACGGCGGTACCCGGATATCGAAGCGTTCCACCAGCGGTTCCAGGAGAAGTTCAAAGCGGTCATCACCGGCGCAAAGCCTGAATGGCCGGGCGATTACGAGCACTGGGTCGACCAGGTATGGGTCTGGTGA
- a CDS encoding FKBP-type peptidyl-prolyl cis-trans isomerase, with amino-acid sequence MAPVTDGDTLLLHFISTRPDGEIFEDTRSGDPVQVTLGKNQINPLFEEALIGKEPGETVTVVLPPEEAYGKFRRKLVVTIKRKKLTLDHEPVPGEFIRVEVMGKPCMVTVVDVTEKSVTIDANHPLAGETITYTITVAAILPRAG; translated from the coding sequence ATGGCACCCGTGACAGACGGCGACACCCTGCTCCTGCACTTCATCAGCACCCGTCCCGATGGCGAGATATTCGAGGATACCCGCTCGGGAGATCCGGTGCAGGTGACCCTCGGCAAGAACCAGATCAACCCCCTGTTTGAGGAGGCGCTCATCGGAAAAGAGCCGGGCGAGACGGTGACCGTAGTGCTGCCCCCGGAGGAGGCCTATGGAAAATTCCGCAGGAAACTCGTTGTCACAATAAAACGCAAGAAGCTGACCCTCGACCACGAACCCGTTCCCGGGGAGTTCATCAGGGTCGAGGTGATGGGAAAACCCTGTATGGTGACCGTCGTCGACGTGACCGAGAAGAGCGTTACCATCGATGCAAACCACCCGCTTGCAGGGGAGACGATCACCTATACGATCACGGTCGCGGCAATACTTCCCCGGGCCGGCTAG
- a CDS encoding sugar phosphate isomerase/epimerase family protein, whose translation MFGVSTYCLHHEPLPAALERLASVTDCVEVMDEGLHYLENTEPLESYSYLYFIHAPSRGVNIASILEPIRQASVEVLTQTFSIAAEIGADVVIHPGYYAWRQERERAVEKFRQSLGELTAAADDLSVTFFVENMGNWEYFFLRSSEDLPLIDGIGLALDVGHAHLNGCLDAFLSHPAAHFHLHDNDGTEDSHDPVGTGSIDFVAVMDAVRRNNVIPIVEVDTLEGVTASIGALESIDAARAGE comes from the coding sequence ATGTTTGGCGTCTCCACCTACTGCCTCCATCACGAGCCGCTCCCTGCAGCGCTCGAGAGACTCGCTTCCGTAACCGATTGCGTGGAGGTGATGGATGAAGGGCTGCACTACCTGGAGAACACAGAACCGCTTGAGAGCTACTCGTATCTCTACTTCATTCATGCGCCGTCCCGGGGAGTCAACATCGCAAGCATCCTTGAGCCTATCAGGCAGGCGAGCGTCGAGGTCCTGACGCAGACGTTCTCCATCGCCGCTGAGATCGGGGCTGACGTGGTCATCCACCCGGGTTACTATGCGTGGCGCCAGGAGCGGGAGCGGGCGGTGGAGAAGTTCCGGCAGTCGCTTGGCGAACTGACGGCAGCGGCCGACGACCTCTCGGTCACCTTCTTCGTCGAGAACATGGGAAACTGGGAGTACTTCTTCCTGCGCTCCTCCGAGGACCTGCCGCTCATCGACGGGATCGGGCTTGCGCTCGACGTCGGCCACGCTCACCTGAACGGGTGCCTGGATGCGTTCCTCTCCCACCCGGCGGCGCACTTCCACCTGCACGACAACGACGGTACCGAGGATTCACACGACCCGGTCGGGACCGGGTCGATCGATTTCGTGGCTGTGATGGATGCTGTGCGCAGGAACAACGTCATTCCCATCGTCGAGGTGGATACCCTCGAGGGCGTGACCGCCAGCATCGGCGCGCTTGAGTCGATCGATGCTGCACGCGCAGGGGAATAG
- a CDS encoding radical SAM protein: MAYRYLFGPVCSRRLGTSLGVDLVPLKTCTFNCVYCECGQTTSLTRERREYVPTDRVLAEVDEYLAKAPNLDYVTFAGSGEPTLHSGIGEIISFIKDRYPRYRVAVLTNSALLTDPDVRAALMQADLIVPSLDAVSEEVFQEINRPCPGLTAGQVLAGLETFAREFTGEIWLEVFIVPGLNDMEEEILRLRDAIAAIDPDCVQVNTLDRPGTEVWVRPAPPLALERIASMLGGNAEVIGAVCMGRALPPKAGEVIDLLLATIRRRPCTIGDLAGILGLRPAEVSKCLRVLEAEGRVEPVREKRGVFYRAI, encoded by the coding sequence ATGGCATACCGCTACCTCTTCGGCCCGGTCTGCTCCCGGCGCCTGGGTACGTCGCTCGGGGTCGACCTGGTGCCGCTGAAGACCTGCACCTTCAACTGTGTCTACTGCGAGTGTGGGCAGACGACCAGCCTCACCAGGGAGCGGCGCGAGTACGTCCCGACGGATCGGGTCCTCGCGGAGGTTGACGAGTACCTCGCGAAGGCGCCGAATCTCGACTACGTCACGTTTGCCGGCTCAGGGGAGCCGACGCTCCACTCAGGGATCGGTGAGATCATCTCCTTCATCAAGGATCGGTATCCACGCTACCGCGTCGCGGTGCTGACCAACAGCGCGCTCCTCACGGACCCGGACGTCAGGGCCGCTCTCATGCAGGCGGACCTCATCGTTCCGTCGCTTGACGCGGTATCCGAAGAGGTCTTCCAGGAGATCAACCGCCCCTGCCCCGGCCTCACCGCCGGGCAGGTACTTGCGGGGCTCGAAACTTTTGCCCGGGAGTTCACGGGCGAGATCTGGCTTGAGGTCTTCATCGTCCCGGGCCTGAACGACATGGAGGAGGAGATCCTCCGCCTGAGGGACGCTATCGCCGCCATCGACCCTGACTGCGTCCAGGTAAACACCCTCGACCGGCCCGGCACCGAGGTCTGGGTCAGGCCGGCACCGCCCCTTGCCCTCGAGCGGATCGCGTCAATGCTCGGCGGGAACGCGGAGGTGATCGGGGCGGTGTGCATGGGCCGGGCGCTGCCGCCGAAGGCCGGGGAGGTCATCGACCTCCTCCTTGCGACCATCAGGCGGAGACCATGCACGATCGGCGACCTCGCCGGCATCCTGGGTCTCCGTCCGGCCGAGGTCTCAAAGTGCCTGAGGGTTCTTGAGGCGGAGGGCCGGGTCGAGCCAGTACGGGAGAAAAGGGGCGTGTTTTATCGGGCGATCTGA
- the hypD gene encoding hydrogenase formation protein HypD encodes MAVGKEILDTLHSLVDQEITLMHICGTHEAAIARAGLRSVLPSNLKIVMGPGCPVCITPQGEIDAALDLVEKGCIVATYGDLLRVPGSKGSLESSGGDVRVVQGVHKAVEIARNEPGRDVVFISVGFETTAPTVAAAILANPPENFSILSCHRLVPPAMAWLLEQGEASLQGFILPGHVCTVMGYEEYERFPVPQVVAGFEPEDILLGLVMAVQQIREGVHRVDNAYPRAVSREGNVKAKRLMYEVFEPFDVEWRGFPVIPKSGLRLKPEFAGYDAQEKYGIEIRHVDKHSACICDKVLRGVARPSDCRLFGKVCTPRTPVGPCMVSHEGACKIWHLYESKRA; translated from the coding sequence ATGGCGGTTGGTAAGGAAATCCTCGATACACTCCATTCTCTTGTAGACCAAGAGATCACGCTCATGCACATCTGCGGCACCCACGAGGCAGCGATAGCGCGTGCCGGGCTCCGGAGCGTTCTGCCTTCAAACCTCAAGATCGTGATGGGGCCGGGTTGTCCGGTCTGTATCACGCCGCAGGGTGAGATCGATGCCGCGCTGGACCTGGTGGAGAAGGGCTGCATCGTCGCTACCTACGGCGACCTTCTGCGGGTCCCGGGGTCGAAGGGGTCGCTTGAGTCGAGCGGCGGCGATGTCCGGGTGGTGCAGGGTGTCCACAAGGCCGTGGAGATCGCGCGAAATGAGCCTGGCCGTGATGTCGTCTTCATATCGGTCGGGTTTGAGACCACCGCACCGACCGTCGCCGCCGCGATCCTCGCAAACCCGCCGGAGAACTTCTCCATCCTCTCGTGTCACCGGCTCGTCCCGCCCGCGATGGCCTGGCTCCTCGAGCAGGGGGAGGCATCGCTCCAGGGGTTCATCCTCCCGGGGCATGTCTGCACGGTGATGGGTTACGAGGAGTACGAGCGGTTCCCTGTCCCGCAGGTCGTCGCAGGGTTTGAGCCAGAGGATATCCTCCTTGGCCTTGTTATGGCGGTGCAGCAGATCCGCGAGGGCGTGCACCGGGTGGACAACGCTTACCCGCGCGCGGTCTCGCGAGAGGGGAACGTCAAGGCGAAGCGCCTCATGTATGAGGTCTTTGAGCCGTTCGATGTCGAGTGGCGCGGGTTCCCGGTGATCCCGAAGTCAGGTCTCCGCCTGAAGCCGGAGTTTGCGGGCTACGATGCGCAGGAGAAGTACGGTATCGAGATCCGGCACGTGGATAAACACTCCGCCTGCATCTGCGATAAGGTGCTGCGCGGTGTCGCCCGGCCGTCAGACTGCAGGCTCTTCGGGAAGGTCTGCACCCCGCGCACCCCTGTCGGTCCCTGCATGGTCAGTCACGAGGGGGCGTGCAAGATATGGCACCTCTACGAGTCGAAGAGAGCCTGA
- a CDS encoding CDP-alcohol phosphatidyltransferase family protein has translation MNITTLRPKFIKYTEPIASFFIRLGITPNQVSVLSVLFGFSCALAFAERCFLAGGLLLVVSAILDLVDGNVARKNHTESRFGAVFDWVADKYVDAAVILGVGFSGIPIVSHLIDVPPIADFGVVGVALVGSLINTFIKPVTYAEIGYTERIAGKIEDPLEGVGFFGRPETILVLVLGGVTGYIWVAVLLIAVCTNLSAIQRMVYLYRRYS, from the coding sequence ATGAATATAACCACTCTGCGGCCGAAATTCATCAAATACACGGAACCAATCGCGTCATTTTTCATACGCCTGGGCATTACACCGAACCAGGTCTCGGTGCTCTCCGTGCTCTTCGGCTTTTCGTGCGCACTCGCCTTCGCAGAGCGATGCTTTCTCGCGGGCGGCCTGCTGCTGGTCGTCTCTGCGATCCTCGACCTGGTGGACGGTAACGTCGCCAGGAAGAACCATACCGAGAGCAGGTTCGGGGCCGTCTTCGACTGGGTCGCCGATAAGTATGTCGATGCGGCGGTCATCCTCGGCGTGGGGTTCTCCGGCATCCCTATCGTCAGCCACCTCATAGACGTCCCACCGATCGCTGATTTCGGTGTTGTGGGGGTTGCGCTCGTTGGATCCCTGATCAATACCTTCATCAAACCGGTCACCTATGCGGAGATCGGCTACACCGAGAGGATCGCCGGGAAGATAGAGGATCCCCTTGAGGGCGTCGGTTTCTTCGGCAGGCCGGAGACAATTCTCGTGCTGGTGCTTGGCGGCGTGACCGGGTACATATGGGTTGCCGTGCTTCTCATCGCGGTCTGCACGAACCTCTCTGCGATCCAGCGGATGGTCTACCTCTACCGGCGATACTCCTGA
- a CDS encoding dihydrofolate reductase family protein — translation MADHDRPHVLMMSEITVDGKLTLRRGASSKILMKYMAPETEILLHQTRAECDAIMVGANTIRIDNSFLTVRLVEGKSPLRVIPSNRADIPPDANILGPDARTVIAVSEAAPAEKVAQLRESGADVVVAGERQVDLPELMRVLKSDYGVSRMMIEGGPTLNWSMLNHRLVDEIRLIHLPFIVGGADTPSLVGGMHIETEKEMIRLSLKRYFMCGSNLVTEWNLLYGDGDGSGA, via the coding sequence ATGGCAGATCACGACAGGCCGCATGTGCTCATGATGTCAGAGATAACCGTCGACGGGAAACTCACCCTGAGGCGGGGGGCATCGAGCAAGATCCTCATGAAGTACATGGCACCCGAGACCGAGATTCTCCTTCACCAGACCCGGGCGGAATGTGACGCCATCATGGTCGGGGCAAACACCATCAGGATCGACAACTCCTTCCTGACGGTCCGGCTGGTCGAGGGGAAAAGCCCGCTTCGTGTCATCCCGAGCAACCGGGCTGATATACCGCCGGACGCCAACATCCTCGGGCCGGACGCCCGGACGGTCATCGCTGTCAGCGAGGCTGCACCGGCCGAGAAGGTTGCCCAGCTCCGGGAGAGCGGCGCCGATGTTGTTGTGGCGGGGGAACGCCAGGTTGACCTGCCAGAACTGATGCGGGTCCTGAAGAGCGACTACGGCGTCTCAAGGATGATGATCGAGGGCGGGCCGACGCTGAACTGGTCCATGCTGAACCACCGTCTCGTGGACGAGATACGCCTGATCCACCTGCCGTTCATCGTAGGCGGTGCCGATACCCCGTCGCTTGTCGGCGGCATGCATATCGAGACTGAGAAAGAGATGATCCGGCTCTCCCTAAAACGCTACTTTATGTGCGGGAGCAACCTGGTCACCGAGTGGAACCTGCTCTACGGCGACGGAGACGGCAGCGGGGCCTGA
- the truD gene encoding tRNA pseudouridine(13) synthase TruD, protein MMRTPYPLEEELGMRYYASDIPGIGGRLRSRPEDFIVEEIPLPFTDADDGSYLICRLSKTNWELQRAVKEIAKRLGISHRRIAWAGTKDKNAVTTQFISIYDLAPEAVGRVHLKDISLEVVGRSQHPLTLGGLVGNRFDITIRDCIPEDLAARVQAVTEVAAAGIPNYYGLQRFGVVRPVTHVVGEKILNGDYEAAAVTYIGRAYPLETEEAQGARTHFAETRDARAALAELPVQMTYERAMANHLVANPGDYAGALRALPPKLLSLLVSAFQSYLFNCALSCRIDEGMSLTEPEVGDHLLFQDGREDIVTTRNMRAAQLQIRRGRCRIAIFIPGSGPVVPHGRMDEIMQELMQKEGIDAGDFERASRFVEMKFDGVLRPITLSTDLQAEVSDESVRLGFTLPPGHYATTVCREYMKADPYVMI, encoded by the coding sequence ATGATGCGCACACCCTACCCCCTGGAAGAGGAGCTGGGGATGCGCTACTACGCATCCGACATCCCGGGGATCGGAGGAAGGCTCCGCTCAAGGCCCGAGGACTTCATCGTCGAGGAGATACCGCTCCCGTTCACCGACGCTGACGATGGCTCCTACCTGATCTGCCGGCTTTCCAAGACAAACTGGGAACTTCAGCGGGCGGTCAAGGAGATTGCAAAACGGCTCGGTATCAGCCACCGGCGGATCGCCTGGGCCGGGACCAAGGACAAGAACGCGGTGACCACCCAGTTCATATCGATCTACGATCTTGCGCCTGAAGCGGTCGGCCGGGTGCACCTCAAGGATATCTCGCTCGAGGTCGTCGGGCGGTCGCAGCACCCGCTCACCCTTGGGGGTCTTGTCGGCAACCGGTTCGATATCACCATCCGCGACTGTATCCCGGAGGATCTTGCCGCACGGGTGCAGGCGGTCACGGAGGTGGCGGCCGCCGGGATACCGAACTACTACGGGCTGCAGCGGTTCGGCGTCGTCAGGCCGGTCACCCATGTCGTCGGCGAGAAGATCCTGAACGGCGATTACGAGGCAGCCGCGGTCACCTACATAGGCAGGGCATACCCCCTGGAGACGGAAGAGGCTCAAGGCGCCAGGACGCACTTCGCCGAAACCCGGGATGCAAGAGCCGCGCTCGCCGAACTTCCGGTCCAGATGACCTACGAACGGGCGATGGCGAACCATCTCGTCGCAAACCCCGGCGACTACGCCGGTGCGCTCCGGGCACTCCCCCCGAAACTCCTCTCGCTCCTGGTGAGCGCATTCCAGTCGTATCTCTTCAACTGCGCGCTCTCCTGCCGCATCGATGAAGGCATGTCGCTCACCGAACCTGAGGTCGGCGACCATCTGCTCTTCCAGGACGGCCGCGAGGATATCGTCACAACCCGGAACATGAGGGCGGCGCAATTACAGATCCGTCGCGGACGGTGCCGGATCGCCATATTCATCCCGGGATCCGGGCCGGTGGTGCCACATGGCCGGATGGACGAGATCATGCAGGAACTGATGCAGAAGGAGGGGATCGATGCCGGGGACTTTGAGCGCGCTTCCCGGTTCGTGGAGATGAAATTCGACGGGGTTCTCAGGCCGATCACACTCTCTACCGACCTGCAGGCGGAGGTATCAGATGAGAGCGTCCGTCTTGGGTTCACGCTCCCCCCCGGCCACTACGCAACGACGGTCTGCCGTGAGTACATGAAAGCAGACCCCTATGTTATGATCTAG
- the pth2 gene encoding peptidyl-tRNA hydrolase Pth2, which translates to MPDTREFKWKQCLVVRADIRMSCGKKCAQTAHAAIGAYEKADKVARKAWLDEGQKKVVLKVQSERELYELKTIAERAGIPTSIIQDAGMTEIPPGTVTALGLGPARAEDLDRITGDLSLL; encoded by the coding sequence ATGCCTGATACACGGGAGTTTAAGTGGAAACAGTGTCTGGTCGTGCGTGCCGATATCAGGATGTCCTGCGGCAAAAAGTGTGCGCAGACCGCCCACGCTGCCATTGGAGCCTACGAGAAGGCCGATAAAGTCGCCAGGAAGGCCTGGCTGGATGAAGGGCAGAAGAAGGTGGTGCTGAAGGTGCAGAGCGAACGAGAACTCTATGAACTTAAGACGATCGCGGAGCGGGCCGGCATCCCGACATCGATCATCCAGGACGCCGGGATGACCGAGATACCGCCGGGAACGGTGACGGCGCTCGGCCTCGGGCCCGCCCGTGCCGAGGATCTCGACCGGATCACCGGGGACCTCTCGCTGCTATGA